A region from the Halobacillus mangrovi genome encodes:
- a CDS encoding LysM peptidoglycan-binding domain-containing protein — translation MQIHVVKSGESLWGIARSYRSDMNQIILLNQLENPDVLVVGQALVIPEGGREYVVQAGDSLWAIAQRFGISVQQLAEFNQISDPSLIFIGDLLVLPYFPHTVQPGDSVWSLSQRYGISAERMIQVNGLTNPSLLYVGQTLYIPRKPRPVKEINAYTTRTSAAGRNEVLALGRNFTYLSPFTYGVREDGSITEMNEESVLQAAKANNVAPLMVLTNFTNGSFSSDKAAAILRNPDLQETLITNILAKMEEKGYTGLNIDFEYVYPEDRENYNNFLRRVVARLRPAGYTVSTAVAPKIKADQQGLLYEAHDYPAHGEILDFVVIMTYEWGWAGGRPWAIAPINKVREVLDYAVTAIPRDKIMMGVPLYGRDWKIPWVEGTFARTVSPKEAVQLAAKYGVEIQYDETYQSPYFRYRDESGQDHEVWFEDARSMQVKYDAITNYGLRGGSYWVLGNPFPQNWPVLRDNFTVRKV, via the coding sequence GTGCAAATACATGTGGTGAAATCTGGAGAGTCCCTATGGGGAATAGCTCGGTCTTATCGCTCTGATATGAATCAAATCATTTTACTCAATCAATTGGAGAACCCTGATGTATTAGTTGTTGGGCAAGCACTGGTCATTCCAGAGGGGGGAAGGGAATATGTCGTTCAAGCTGGAGATTCTCTTTGGGCGATTGCCCAGCGTTTTGGTATTTCTGTTCAGCAGCTTGCGGAATTCAATCAAATCTCTGATCCTTCCTTGATCTTTATTGGAGATCTGTTGGTGCTTCCATACTTTCCTCATACTGTTCAACCTGGAGACAGTGTATGGAGCCTATCTCAACGGTACGGAATTTCAGCCGAACGAATGATTCAAGTGAACGGGCTGACCAATCCTTCTTTGCTTTACGTCGGGCAGACGTTGTATATCCCAAGAAAACCGAGACCTGTAAAAGAAATCAATGCGTACACGACCAGAACAAGTGCAGCCGGGAGGAACGAGGTCCTTGCTCTTGGCAGGAACTTCACGTATTTGTCCCCTTTTACTTATGGGGTTAGAGAAGATGGTTCCATTACAGAGATGAATGAAGAGTCTGTTCTACAAGCGGCAAAAGCGAATAATGTTGCGCCTCTAATGGTATTAACGAATTTCACCAATGGATCGTTCAGCTCCGATAAAGCGGCGGCGATTTTGAGAAACCCTGACCTGCAGGAAACGTTGATTACTAACATCCTTGCTAAGATGGAGGAAAAAGGATATACAGGTTTAAACATTGATTTTGAATATGTTTATCCGGAGGACAGGGAAAACTACAATAATTTTCTTCGAAGAGTAGTGGCTAGGCTGCGGCCAGCAGGGTATACCGTTTCTACAGCCGTTGCACCAAAGATTAAAGCGGATCAGCAAGGGTTATTATATGAGGCACATGATTACCCAGCTCATGGGGAGATTCTCGATTTTGTTGTCATCATGACGTATGAATGGGGATGGGCGGGAGGCAGACCATGGGCGATTGCCCCGATCAACAAGGTAAGAGAGGTATTGGATTATGCGGTAACTGCCATACCGAGGGATAAAATTATGATGGGCGTGCCCTTGTACGGCCGTGATTGGAAAATCCCATGGGTGGAAGGTACATTCGCTCGAACGGTAAGTCCAAAAGAAGCCGTACAGCTTGCAGCCAAGTACGGTGTAGAGATACAGTATGACGAGACTTATCAATCTCCTTATTTCCGTTATAGAGATGAATCAGGGCAGGATCATGAAGTATGGTTTGAAGATGCCCGTAGTATGCAGGTTAAGTATGACGCGATTACGAACTATGGTTTGAGAGGCGGCAGTTACTGGGTGCTGGGAAACCCTTTCCCGCAAAACTGGCCGGTATTACGCGATAACTTTACAGTGAGAAAAGTTTAA
- a CDS encoding ZIP family metal transporter translates to MIEAFKELNPVMQALIGTLFTWGMTALGASLVFFVKGANQKFLDSMLAFAGGVMIAASYWSLLAPAIEMSSDGAVPSWIPAVVGFLLGGVLLLFIDRMLPALNTDRYLHDIKDNRAKNRTALLVFSMTLHNIPEGLAVGVAFGALASNVTESTLAGAMALAIGIGIQNFPEGTAVSMPLHRDGMGKKKSFMFGQFSGMVEPIAAVIGAFAVIAIEPILPYALSFAAGAMIFVVAKEIIPGSHEKGNVNLASISLMLGFAVMMTLDVALG, encoded by the coding sequence ATGATTGAAGCATTCAAAGAACTCAACCCAGTCATGCAAGCATTGATCGGTACATTATTTACATGGGGGATGACGGCTTTAGGTGCCTCACTCGTGTTTTTTGTTAAAGGAGCGAATCAGAAATTTTTAGATAGTATGCTCGCCTTCGCAGGTGGGGTCATGATTGCAGCCAGTTACTGGTCACTACTTGCACCGGCGATCGAAATGTCTTCTGACGGGGCCGTTCCATCCTGGATTCCGGCTGTTGTCGGTTTTCTATTAGGTGGTGTTTTGCTGCTTTTCATTGACCGTATGTTGCCGGCTCTTAACACGGATCGCTATTTGCATGATATTAAAGATAACCGAGCGAAGAATCGTACAGCTCTGCTCGTCTTTTCTATGACGCTTCACAATATTCCTGAAGGGCTAGCGGTCGGTGTGGCGTTCGGAGCGCTTGCTTCCAACGTTACAGAATCGACACTAGCAGGTGCAATGGCACTCGCAATTGGAATTGGTATTCAGAACTTCCCAGAAGGTACGGCTGTATCCATGCCGTTACACCGGGACGGAATGGGGAAAAAGAAAAGTTTCATGTTCGGTCAATTTTCCGGTATGGTGGAACCGATCGCTGCGGTCATAGGGGCCTTTGCTGTTATTGCGATTGAACCCATTCTGCCTTACGCGCTTAGCTTTGCTGCAGGTGCAATGATCTTCGTTGTCGCAAAAGAGATCATTCCTGGTTCGCATGAAAAAGGGAATGTCAATCTTGCATCGATCAGCCTTATGCTTGGTTTTGCGGTGATGATGACGTTGGATGTGGCGCTTGGCTAA